In the Arachis stenosperma cultivar V10309 chromosome 8, arast.V10309.gnm1.PFL2, whole genome shotgun sequence genome, caaaatatatatatacatcaatttgtatgtttttctaataatattttctttctatataattttagtatttatttttgttaaaagtaattaaatcaatgacagatatatatataaacaaaaattcgAATTCATGGTGTGTCATGTATAAGAGAAAAACGGACCATGTTCCCTTGAAAGTTGAAAGTAAGCCGTGTGAAAGAACCTTGAGATGGACTATGTTGCTGAATAATTGGACCCCCCAAAATAACTATATATTCAATATATAACAGAAAATGGTGGTGTTTCTATCACATAGAATTTTCTCAGATCATTATTTTGATTCTCATTACCATGCGAGTATTAGTTTAGGGGTTTTCTATATGTCATGTGATAGACACATTAAACTATATGGCATGAGCAAATTTTATACATGCCTCATTGGCTCCTAGGCCAAGTTGAAGTGTATTTGATATTTCACGGGAACTAATATCGATCTTCCCCCTAAATGGCATCTTACACGGTTTAGTACCATGGATTTCTGTTTGATCTCGTGAATGACCAGAAACCTTACTTTGTCGTTTAATTGTGGCGTTGTCAAATGTCACATGAATGAAATTAGGATACTACCATAGTTGCTGGCTTGCTGCATTTCCCCATGCCTTGTTTAAAAAGAATGATTTGGATTCATGCAACTTCATTGGCTTCACACACTTTCCATTTTGATCCTTTGACTTTGTCACGGCCTCACGGGGAATACAAATACAAAGGCAGTGTTTTCTTTCTCCATTTAAGGGCGTGGGTCTCGTGAATGAGTTATTGTAAGGCAGGATTCCATTAAGAGTATGTCACTGGCCAATAGGTTGTTGTATGCACAAAGTGGGATTTGAACGcccgacacttgcttaagcggacgagtgagttgaccactcgaccaacccaagttggttaatttatttttatttttatgttaatgTTTTTTCCTCTCCCTATGTTAATGTTGATCTGGGTAAAAATCCTAAACTGAAAAAAAGATGGTCTTTCTTTGGACTTTATCATTGTATTTAGAGTTAAAGTTTTTTCCGGTCCTTAATCATTTATCCAATGGACATTGACCGGTTAACAACAGGTTAACGCTAACGTGTCAGGTAACATCTATTTCATAATAAGGACAAATCGCCCCCTGTACTCTTCAACCATCTCCCTCCTCCGAaactctttcttcttcctctcctcccTCTTCTCCACCGCTACCGCACTCACACTCCTCCCTCTCCCTTCGATCCTCCTTTTTTGCCACCACCACTGCACTCACAATCATCATTGTCATTAACAATATCATTACCATCATTTATGCATGATGATTaatgaaaattttatattttcctaaACTCTCTCTCCTTCCCCTCCTCCCTTTCCTATCTCTCTGcattttttttactttctcATTTCTCTTCATCACTCACTACTACCACCATCGCCATAATAACATCAcgagttttatttattttaacactcaaattttattcttttttttaatctttatttttttggtaattttttcaaaaaataaatggTTTTTTTCTTCAAACGACTAGGGTACTTCTTTAATGTGATTatgtttttggtttttgaatttttggatTCTGATgataatattattgatgatgataatgattgTGATGAGGATGAGGAGAAATGAATATTGTGATTTTAATGATGATTGCATTAGTGATGATTTCAGAGAGGAGGTGAGGCGGATTAGGAGTATTGGGGTTAGGGTTTTGGAGTTGAGAGAGGCAGTGGAAAAGAGGGAGAAGaggagagaaagagaatttcggAGGGAGAGGGAGGAGGCGGTGACAAAGAGGGAGCGGGTGAAACAAATGAGGGAGATGGTTGAGGGACTCGGGAGGCGATTTGTCCCTATTACAAAAGAGACAAAACTAAGTAAACACAATTACCTGACACATTAGCGTTGACCTACTGTCAACTGGTTTCAGGGATTGGATTGAACAAATACAAAAGTGAATGAGAACCgatttgtatttttataatcGTTAGGAGGCACAATGTCCCTCGAGTAAATGGTTAAGAATCAAAAAGGACATTTACTCTTGTATTTATCATAACCaatgattcttttttttttttttggtcaagtAACCAATGATTCTAGACCTTCAAATAAAATTGTACTGGATTTggatttatatttctttttggGTCACGATATTGGATTTGGATGCTAAAGATTATAGAGATAAAGAAAATATGAAGCCCAAAACTATAGGGTAATTGCTTCTGGACAAGGGCCAAGCCCATTGAAAAAGTTATCAGTTAGACTCATTGTCTCATTGAAAGGGCCATGCCATGTGTTTCTCTTATCTTTATTTGTGGAtccatttttttatatattataaaaaatttaagaaaattgATCAGCTATGTGatattgaattattgataagGGTCAGTCATCATTTGGTCTTCAATTTTATGAAACAATTTAGTTGaatatgttaaattatttaGTAATTTGCAGGCATTATCTTTGAATGAAGATATCATAGATTCATAGTACTCACCTGATTAACCAAATTGGGTTGGTCCACCTGATTTTACTTTCCTATATTTTACTACAgaaattattattcttaaatatCCTTTTGTAATTCTCAGAAATTATTTAGAGTAACGTACTTTGAAATTTCACTTGAGTTCTTCCACTAATGAGTAAACCATGTTTTGGAAATTTtaaacaagaaaacaaagacACTTATGATTCACGGATTAGGATAGAAACCGAGACTGCACAACTTACTGAAGCTTTGATAGCCAATGTTACTAACATAACACGTTAATAGAGGCGCTCATGCAAGGAAAATAAGTTATTGGGAGTTGGTACAAAAAAGCATTTTGGTACAAGAACAAACAGAGAGAAAAAGACAATGAAAATTACATTCCATTACAGAGTGGCCAGCTAGCTTTTAAGCTTTAGCTACCTACCTATTTTTGAATGCTGACATTAAGCATTCATTCACTCATAAAACTACACTCCAATGCCACCGTTGGATTCTTTCTCCCTCAATTAAATTTCACGTCCATTCCTCACCTTACCCGTGACCACACTTATTCACTGCCTCAATCCAAATAACAACAGACGTACACATTTCAACTTCTGACAATTCATCACTTCTCAGTCCCAAcaccaaaaaatatttatatatgaatTCATTTAATAATTAGTATGGTTTATTTACATcggaaaataataattatatagcAATGGTTGCTTTGCCATGTCATAAAGAATAATAAACCCTCCACGTTAGCATTAACGAGCTGGACCAAAAGTCGCTACTCGCCTACTCCATAGTTAATATCCATCCATCTACCCTCTGTGTGGTGTGGTCCCCACTGACACATAGCCAGAGACCGAATTCAAAATCGAATAGCTGTCATCCATCATCATATGCAGCCAGCAGCCAGCAATTCCAAGCTGGGAAGAACTTTAACCCGAAAGCCTTACGTGTCACTCTCCAATTCGCCGGAAACCGTAGACCTACCGTAAGACCTACCAAGCTTCTCACTCAGACTAACCAGAGTGTGCCACGTGGCATCCCCTTCCTGCACCTCCTCATTGAACATCAGGGCCCGCCTCGTTCTCGGGTCCCACAGGTTCCTCTGAATCGCCGTGAGGTTCGTCGCTGCCACGCGCTCAAGGATCCTCCCAAGCTTCCCGACGTCCCTCTCCGCCACCCTAACGGAAATATCCGGCCACCTCACGGCAGACGAAAACGGTAACCGAATACCGTCTGAGATAATTACCGGCACGCATCCCAATAAAACAGACTCAACCAGTCTGGGACTCCATGGGGCCCACCCAAGTGGACACAAACAGAAAACAGACCTCGCTATCTCTGACTGGTAACCGGCAAACCTATGCCTCTTGAGGTAAAATCTCCGGTCACCGCTGAATTTACGCCATATCACCGTCCTCACTCtcctaaaagaaacaaaaatagaaaaaacgtCAATTCAGCAAAAGTTTTTGAGTTAAAATCGAAATGCGGCTTAATTATTGATCAATGATGAGAGTGTGGGGTcattattgattaattaataattacttACTTGCTGTAAAACCTTCCGCTTATGTTCttaggatgaacctccattttCCCACGGAAGAACGCAAAAATGTCTCTGCGTCCGTTCGCCGGAGAATTCTTAGCAAGAGTCTTCCGTACACTTTCCGGCGACACGTATGGCGGTATGACTACATTCTCAACTTGTTGGCACGGGTGCTGGTACTCAACGCCGAACGTCTGCAACACTATTGAGTTCTTCATTGTTTCCGGTATTCCATGCTGCATCGCCACATCTTCCTTcattaagaaaagaaacaagaGAGTCAAGTCATTGGAACtaaggaagaaagaaaatgcaCGCAAAAAAATGTGTGGAGTTATTAGGTAGTTACGAGGTTGTGGAAACAAGCGCCAAAATCATGGGAAGCGACGAAGACGTGGTCGGATCCGGAGGTGCGGTTCCAGAAAGGGTGGTGTGTGGAGATGAGTTGCACCGCGGAGGAAATGAGGTTGCGGGCGTGTGAGATTGAAGGGAAGCCATTGACGGTGCTGAAGTTGCAGGAGACGTAGACTGGGACGAAGAAGAAGTCAGCTTGGTTGGGGTCAAAGGTTCGAAGGTCGCTGGTCAAGAGTGCTCTGTGAATGGCGACTTCGGACGCAAACAAGTGAGTGCTGCACCTCTCGTTGGTTAACCAATCTGTGTTGTACTTTGATGGGAGCTCGTAGATGAACACCTTCATATTCTTCAGTTTGCTTGCAATGTTGCTGGATTCTAACAGTGTACGAGGTACAACATGGGATTTAACTAAGTTCTCGGTTGGTTCTGTTTTTTGGGCGGTGGTGTTGTTGTTATTGGTGATGAGAAAAgaggtgaagaagtagagggagagagagagccATAGAAGCCATTTGTAGTATGTGCAGAAGCAGTTTCTATCTTGTTGTTGCTGTTGATAATGCTGATTGAGCTTGTTGTAGTTGTAGCCATGTTTGTGATGAAAGAGGTTCATCTTCACATACAAGCccctactactactactactactactctTTGGGGGTCTCTGGCTTTTGTGCTGTTGTTCCACCATTATTGAAGAGAACCAAGAAATAAGATAAGAGTAGAAGAGGTACAAACAATTTTATTATTGCTAGCACTTAGcaccaaaaataaaacagttggaagcatttattatttattagtacGTGTTTTCGATATCTGAATTCCGAGACTTCACTAATTATTGAAGAGGCattatttaactaataaaaaaacaaaataggaaagaggaaagagaatgGATTTTAGAGGATGATGTTTGTTTTTTGAGAGAGCTGTGATGACTTGGGCGTTATGTATGTAgcgttctttatttcttttctacaaattaaattaatttaaatataatcaTGTGATAAGATATGATATGATATGCCAACATGCATGGTTTGGTTCCTGATCAGCATATCAATTAATTAAGCTCTTTTTTGGGTGCATTCATACACCCACAGCTAAGCACCCAACCCAAACTCTAGACTTCAAAACCATTCTAGTGATCATGCATTGCACCACATAAAGCTCTTTTAGTAACATCAACTAACAATAAGACTTAAATACACTACAACATACCATGTGAGAATGAAAATTAAGTTTGGAGTAAACatgtgcaaaaaaaaaaacatatttatCGATTAAATAACATTCTCGAATCCATCAAACTCTAACCGTTAGTCCGTTACTATAGTTTAGTATTGCTTAAGCAAAGTTGGATAAGATAGATGCTTAACTAATTATATAGTATCTTCGATTAGCAGCAATTAATGACCTCATCTTGGACCTGCATAAACAAACAGTTGGAAAGTTTGAAACCAGATCGGAATATTGAAGGAATAGAATAGAATATGAGTAGAATTCAGAATTAAAGGACGCCAAAACTGAAAAGTATAAGAAATAAAGAGGTTGTGGGCCGTAGCATTAGCATATTTGCAAAGCTCCAAAAATAATAAACCCTTTCGCAAATTAATTAGTGTTGATCTCTTATATATAATTAGCTTGTGTATGTCTCAAGCTAAGGTTAAGatagtaaatatatatatatatatatatatatatatatatatatatatatatatattagtagtatATGGTGACACCTAAAACCAAACGAGATATTTTATGTTAAGGTAACGCCATTGGAGGAATTGATAAGTTTAGGTAAAACTTTTGCCATATAAGCGTTGATGCTTATTCGATTGAGCAAAAATGCGTCTTTACTACGTTGCCATCATTGCTTGCTACTAGTGCTGTTTTCGTTGTATCCTTTGTTGTCGCTGGACCTATCATTTGCCAAATGTTGATATGTGTGCTATAATATTAGCTACTATATTTTATAAGCATAACCGCCATAAAACAATTTCTCTATTGAATGGTGGATTATATTCATGAATAAATTTTGTTGTAACAAAGAACTTAATTAACCCTTGCTGATTATGAAAATATGCATCGTATCGGCAAGAATAATATTAAGCTTTTATACTATACTTCAAAGTATATATTATAATGAGATTGGGGTTGGATGAATTATGACAATACAACTAATAACTTTGAACATAGAATGTCCATGCATGCGCAATTTGacaatttataaatatttataaattcattatatatatagcCCTTATCAAAAGTAGGAATAAATAATAAGCAGGGAAGGATTAAGGGGCATGGGAAGAGGAGTTTGAGCTGGAAAAAAGGGTCCCGAAGGATTGTTTATGGATTAATCGACCCCACTAACACTGCGATGTGAGCTGTGTGAGCACATGGAGAAGCTCAAAAAGATAGAATCTGGCAATGCAAAATTAAGAGTGTAAAAAGGGTCAATGAAAGTAGCCTTTGGATACGGGAACAAGAACATGTTCCGATGTGTGCATGTGAGAGACGCCAGAGCCAACAATGCAAACAACAAAAGCCTCTCATCCTCATGTGTTCCATTTTCAATGTGTGGGGACTCCACATAGAGTATATTTCCTACCCTATCATATGCTTCACTTGTGTGTACATGCATTTCACTGCTCACTATGCCCATTCAGGCccctttatattttatttcctAACATTATCACTTTATTCATAACCAAAAACACCACCAAGCTTGTACCATCAGTAGAAGAATAATATTATCATTCATATTTATGCTGCCCACCATACAAAGTGCCTCTTGACCCTCCCTTGCCTATCCATCTTCAACAAGtataatatatgaaaaaatatatatgtctattttcttataaattttcagaattaaggcaacatatatatagtatagaGTAATAATATTATTGCTTACATTTATTATGTGTTTGTTTGGttgttattattttgataaaaaaatatttttaattttttttattttttaatatgtttggcaaatttttagtaataaaagtaaaaatattagaaaaaaaaatattttttgaatagTTGTAgtttacatctttttttttaaaaaaaatttctttaaaaaaaatatttttcatataataaataaacaaaaaatacttttatattgttatacttATACtcaaacataattaataaataaaaaaatctttttgcATGAGacatccaaacataaaattacttttattttttataagatcttttaaaaaaaataactcgaaaaaagatatttttttagaagCTCACCCAAACAAACCCTATATCTTACTAATTCTATAACCAAATATGTTATATATTACTCTCACTTtatattgaaatcaaatttttttctctaaaattaaagagtttctcttcctctctctctccttctaatctttatttttctcattcttttactcactctatctctcttatatatcattatcaacgactaattataaatttaacaattaaaatctataacatgacattttttaattataatgaaaattaaattcaaattaaaattaaaatatagctatattatattactaatttaacaACTAAAATTTATCACATGACACCttcttattaaaattgagataaaattaataaattctcTTTTTTCATCCTCTTATCTACCTCTCTcccattttctattttttttctaccattccaactatatatataacttataacttataatttataatttatattttgtattacTAGTTTGACAAACTAATATGTCACGAGATATTCTTTCATAAtgactaaaataaatttttttctccaaaattaacaaactcttcgtctcattttttttctttatcttttttctctcattctctatCTATCTCTCTACATTTTtgttctataaaaaataaaattaataaaataatatcatttaaataaattcataaaattataaaaaataatcccgtaatattatttacataacattattattattattattattattattattattattattattattattattattattattattattattattattatatgcacattattatagttttttatttgattttaaatttttatcatttatctttgtaatttatattttttttcttcttttaaatatttagaatatataatttaaagaaaatataatgttatgattaataattagaatcaaagatttaattgtttcaaaaaaattaattttacgcTAGTTTTATAActactaatataataactttttactaatgtttaattatatattatatttataagaaaaaatattatttttaaataacaaacataaaaattaattatttttatttatacaatATATTTAACACCTAACCAAACGTAAATATAtataagtcaccaaaaaaaaaacgtAAATATATATGCATTaaattcttttatgttttagataattaatattaaaatgaattattagtaaaaaattaagaTGGTCTAAGCACGGGATATcacaataaaaaatacaaaatggTGGTAGAAATATTCGAACGAGTATAAACCAATATAAAAGAGGATAATCTCTTCTTGTAATGAAGACCTTATATCATATGAGAATCAGTCGAGCATAATCAAAAATCAAGAGGGCCTTTACCTAGAAAAAGAATGTTTCTGCTCCTCCACGATCTATTATGCTTCTGTTTTTGTCGtcatttttgtatattttaatttctaaagtaaggacgattttaaaatcaaGTTAAACTTTAAGAATAATTTTGTATACAAAAAAgattataaacaaaaaaatttttgacatATACTTTAGATACCAAAATCGTTCttaactattttatatatatatatatatatatatatatatattaattgattTAGTAGATAATTTTCAGTGTGTTATAGTATTTGTTattacatccatatatataaaTTCATGGTTAAAATTTCTTTCTCGGTTTTTgtgaactaaaaatcaaatttatttttaccGATTGAatgaagaagcatgaagagtgATCATTAGTAACAGCTTAAATCAAAGAATTTTATATCTATAGCTATAGTTTCAATATAGTTTCAATAACAGCTTATTGTTGGATGCTAAACTTATTGTTGGATGACATAATTTCTTAGCCTCGAATATTGTATTGCGAATTTGTGACCATTTGTATAACAAAAAATACGTAACCTTTATTAGGCTTTTAGTTTTAGCTACCTAGgttttatttgtcatttttgTTGATCCACCCGTTATAACTTAGTCGTAGCTGTTATATAACTAATAATTTGGATATCAAAACtattctatatataatttaatatcatatccaataaaaaaatttgaggagtgctacacatacaagtctttttgactTACAAATCTTACAAGTTACTAGGCCTTTTAATGCGTTATTCAACATTTCCTGTTTTCAAAGCGCTATACTCAGAACggttcttcctcttcctcttcctcttcctcttcttcttcttcctcttcctcttcctcttctttctcttcctcttcctcttcctcctcctcttcttcttcgttttttttttcgattttcatagTTTCTGAAATCcagctttgaaatcgttttgaagaaaaagcagcagaagatgaggagaaagagaaagagttctgaattatgcaacgaattttgggtgtatttttcg is a window encoding:
- the LOC130946556 gene encoding probable glucuronoxylan glucuronosyltransferase IRX7, coding for MNLFHHKHGYNYNKLNQHYQQQQQDRNCFCTYYKWLLWLSLSLYFFTSFLITNNNNTTAQKTEPTENLVKSHVVPRTLLESSNIASKLKNMKVFIYELPSKYNTDWLTNERCSTHLFASEVAIHRALLTSDLRTFDPNQADFFFVPVYVSCNFSTVNGFPSISHARNLISSAVQLISTHHPFWNRTSGSDHVFVASHDFGACFHNLEDVAMQHGIPETMKNSIVLQTFGVEYQHPCQQVENVVIPPYVSPESVRKTLAKNSPANGRRDIFAFFRGKMEVHPKNISGRFYSKRVRTVIWRKFSGDRRFYLKRHRFAGYQSEIARSVFCLCPLGWAPWSPRLVESVLLGCVPVIISDGIRLPFSSAVRWPDISVRVAERDVGKLGRILERVAATNLTAIQRNLWDPRTRRALMFNEEVQEGDATWHTLVSLSEKLGRSYGRSTVSGELESDT